Proteins encoded in a region of the Coffea eugenioides isolate CCC68of chromosome 4, Ceug_1.0, whole genome shotgun sequence genome:
- the LOC113768934 gene encoding uncharacterized protein LOC113768934, whose amino-acid sequence MGLDEAGVQRKLQLQELEEIRNEAYENATIYKEKSKIFHDQQVSRKTFVVGQKVLLYHSRLKLFPVEIQSLKTEKKFVVNGHRLKPYYEGFSVEEVEVKHLQDPPYHA is encoded by the exons ATGGGACTAGACGAAGCAGGGGTCCAAAGGAAATTGCAGCTACAAGAGTTAGAGGAGATAAGAAATGAAGCGTATGAGAATGCCACGATCTATAAAGAAAAGAGTAAAATCTTTCATGATCAGCAGGTTTCTAGGAAAACTTTTGTAGTGGGGCAAAAGGTCCTCTTGTATCACTCAAGGCTTAAACTTTTTCCCG tggagatccaAAGTTTAAAAACGGAGAAAAAGTTCGTGGTGAATGGCCATCGTCTCAAACCTTATTATGAGGGGTTCTCTGTTGAAGAAGTGGAAGTTAAACACCTCCAAGATCCACCTTATCATGCTTGA